From a region of the Oryza sativa Japonica Group chromosome 6, ASM3414082v1 genome:
- the LOC4341693 gene encoding probable protein phosphatase 2C 58 yields MGVYLSTPKTEKLSEDGENDKLKFGLSSMQGWRATMEDAHSALLDIDNDTSFFGVFDGHGGRVVAKFCAKYLHREVLRSEAYSAGDLGNAAHKAFFRMDEMMRGQRGWRELQALGDKINQISGMIEGLIWSPRGSDSNDQHDDWAFEEGPHSDFAGPTCGSTACVAIVRNSQLVVANAGDSRCVISRNGQAYNLSRDHKPELEAERERILKAGGYIQMGRVNGTINLSRAIGDIEFKQNKFLSPDKQMLTANPDINTVELCDDDDFLVLACDGIWDCMSSQQLVDFIHEHINTESSLSAVCERVLDRCLAPSTLGGEGCDNMTMILVQFKKPISQNKNVSPAEQSAADKQPTGDTHWSEIHVTEESSS; encoded by the exons ATGGGAGTTTACCTTAGTACCCCCAAAACCGAGAAGCTATCTGAAGATGGCGAAAATGATAAGCTTAAATTTGGACTCTCATCTATGCAAGGATGGCGTGCAACTATGGAGGATGCT CATTCAGCTTTGCTAGATATCGATAATGACACATCATTCTTTGGTGTTTTCGATGGACATGGAG GAAGAGTGGTTGCTAAATTCTGTGCAAAATATCTGCACAGAGAAGTTCTCAGAAGTGAGGCCTATTCAGCAGGTGACCTGGGCAATGCAGCCCATAAAGCTTTCTTTAG AATGGATGAGATGATGCGAGGTCAAAGAGGCTGGCGAGAACTACAAGCACTTGGAGATAAGATAAACCAGATTAGTGGCATGATAGAAGGCTTGATCTGGTCTCCAAGAGGCAGTGATTCAAATGATCAACACGATGATTGGGCTTTTGAAGAG GGGCCACACTCTGACTTTGCTGGGCCAACCTGTGGGAGCACAGCTTGTGTTGCAATAGTAAGAAATAGCCAACTTGTTGTCGCAAATGCTGGTGATTCCCGCTGTGTTATCTCAAGGAATGGTCAG GCATACAATTTATCAAGAGACCACAAACCAGAGCTTGaagcagagagagaaagaataCTAAAAGCAGGAGGGTACATACAGATGGGACGAGTAAATGGAACTATAAACTTGTCAAGGGCAATTG GTGACATTGAATTTAAACAGAACAAGTTCTTGTCTCCTGATAAGCAAATGTTAACTGCAAACCCTGACATCAACACA GTGGAGCTTTGTGATGATGATGACTTTCTTGTTTTAGCATGTGATGGCATCTG GGACTGCATGTCTAGCCAACAGCTGGTTGATTTCATCCACGAACACATAAACACA GAGAGCAGCCTTTCTGCGGTATGCGAAAGAGTGCTAGATAGATGCCTGGCTCCATCAACTTTGGGTGGAGAAGGATGCGACAACATGACAATGATCCTAGTGCAGTTCAAGAAGCCAATTAGTCAGAACAAGAATGTCAGTCCTGCGGAACAATCAGCTGCCGACAAACAACCAACTGGAGACACACATTGGTCTGAGATTCA tGTGACCGAGGAGAGTAGCTCGTGA
- the LOC4341692 gene encoding uncharacterized protein isoform X1, with protein MEFRFRAGDRRHRPPSAASGPFSDTRRGYFVGAAQAMRGSATPRAGAVGHFRGGLRPPPPPPTPFGWEEAARLERIISEEVGRRLIEKEVERRLIEEDVRREVAFAHGLHVLPHDPFPRPPPPPPEMPVGMHPHPHEPPPRFQELGAWEGFRPRRQHAGVAAPLRFGQRMLLGGAERRWSPPPPPRPKPKHKLVLREIEPGESSEVPSETKHSEAKPLETKPLQTKVSGVKRKVDAIPATTRPGKLQKPAQDWSCALCQVSATSEGALNEHLEGKRHKAKLAHCGASNAIKDGKSSLKEKTANKDDAGPSDAPKKICIQVDGAMHEVVQKSNYLWCDRCKVRCDNNVTMADHLRGKKHSGLNKVWTSINAVRMNKKKEQSAATWEETVNENERTEIPVEAKDDSAGLSTEEDETCHYEIPVKNSKNEGTYLATEVDQSDSEIETPVEIMREGLNMATDATDENVRMEDPLEIKKENPDETNLAPKEEQH; from the exons ATGGAGTTCCGGTTCCGCGCCGGCGATCGCAGGCATCGACCTCCCTCCGCCGCGTCCGGGCCCTTCTCCGACACCCGCCGCGGCTACTTCGTCGGGGCGGCGCAAGCCATGCGAG GTTCTGCCACCCCCCGCGCAGGCGCAGTGGGGCACTTCCGCGGcgggctccggccgccgccgccgccgccgacgccgttcGGGTGGGAGGAGGCCGCGCGGCTGGAGCGGATCATCAGCGAGGAGGTGGGGCGGCGGCTCATCGAGAAggaggtggagcggcggctCATCGAGGAGGACGTGCGCCGCGAGGTCGCCTTCGCCCACGGCCTCCACGTGCTCCCGCACGATCCCTtcccgcgaccgccgccgccgccgccggagatgcCGGTGGGCATGCACCCGCACCCGCACGAGCCGCCGCCACGCTTCCAGGAGTTGGGGGCATGGGAGGGATTTCGACCTCGCCGGCAGCACGCCGGAGTCGCTGCTCCGCTTAGGTTCGGGCAGAGGATGCTCCTTGGTGGCGCGGAGAggaggtggtcgccgccgccgccgccgcggccgaagCCGAAGCACAAGCTCGTGCTGCGGGAGATCGAACCTGGGGAAAGCTCCGAG GTTCCTTCAGAAACAAAACATTCAGAAGCAAAACCTTTGGAAACAAAACCTTTACAAACAAAGGTTTCAGGAGTGAAGAGGAAAGTAGATGCAATTCCTGCAACCACTCGACCAGGGAAATTACAGAAACCAGCCCAGGACTGGAGCTGTGCACTATGTCAAGTGAGTGCAACTAGTGAGGGAGCTCTAAATGAACATCTTGAAGGGAAAAGGCATAAGGCAAAGCTGGCTCATTGTGGAGCCAGCAATGCGATTAAGGATGGCAAAAGCAGCCTGAAAGAAAAAACTGCAAATAAGGATGATGCAGGCCCTAGTGATGCACCTAAGAAAATATGCATCCAGGTAGATGGAGCAATGCATGAAGTTGTTCAAAAAAGCAATTACCTGTGGTGCGATCGCTGCAAAGTCAGGTGTGACAACAACGTGACCATGGCTGACCATCTGCGGGGCAAGAAGCACAGTGGTTTAAACAAGGTTTGGACATCAATAAATGCTGTCAGAATGAACAAGAAAAAGGAACAGTCGGCTGCTACATGGGAAGAAACGGTGAATGAAAATGAACGTACTGAAATACCAGTGGAAGCTAAGGATGACAGCGCAGGCTTGTCCACCGAAGAAGACGAAACATGCCATTATGAAATTCCAGTGAAAAATAGTAAGAATGAAGGCACATACTTGGCCACTGAAGTAGATCAAAGTGACTCTGAAATTGAAACTCCGGTAGAAATTATGAGAGAAGGCTTGAACATGGCCACCGATGCCACCGATGAAAATGTCCGTATGGAAGATCCACTGGAAATCAAGAAGGAAAACCCCGATGAGACAAATCTTGCGCCAAAGGAGGAGCAACACTAA
- the LOC4341694 gene encoding hydrophobic protein LTI6A-like gives MSYSGGCSTCLETIFSVVLPPLGVFFRYGFCSSEFVVSSALTALFYVPGIVYSVWVVILKTPPEPPGIDGERPYYILA, from the exons ATGAGCTACTCCGGCGGCTGCTCGACCTGCCTCGAGACCATCTTCTCCGTCGTGCTCCCGCCGCTCGGCGTCTTCTTCCGCTACGGCTTCTGCAGC TCGGAGTTCGTCGTCTCGTCGGCGCTGACGGCGCTGTTCTACGTCCCCGGCATCGTCTACTCCGTCTGGGTCGTCATCCTCAAgacgccgccggagccgccgggGATCGACGGGGAGCGGCCGTACTACATCCTCGCCTGA
- the LOC4341691 gene encoding uncharacterized protein — MEGGDGRKETTAAARAQKEAAAAGISVRESLQHAWASFLGLVRKVTARSEEEAAEADMRAAKMQVEATDEAEAKKKQLAD; from the exons atggagggcggcgacgggaggaaggagacgacggcggcggcgagggcgcagaaggaggcggcggcggcgggaatctCCGTGCGCGAGTCGCTGCAGCACGCCTGGGCCTCGTTCCTTGGCCTG GTGAGGAAGGTGACGGCGaggagcgaggaggaggcggcggaggcggacatGAGGGCGGCCAAGATGCAGGTGGAGGCCACCGACGAGGCGGAGGCCAAGAAGAAGCAGCTCGCCGACTGA
- the LOC4341692 gene encoding uncharacterized protein isoform X2, with protein sequence MEFRFRAGDRRHRPPSAASGPFSDTRRGYFVGAAQAMRGAVGHFRGGLRPPPPPPTPFGWEEAARLERIISEEVGRRLIEKEVERRLIEEDVRREVAFAHGLHVLPHDPFPRPPPPPPEMPVGMHPHPHEPPPRFQELGAWEGFRPRRQHAGVAAPLRFGQRMLLGGAERRWSPPPPPRPKPKHKLVLREIEPGESSEVPSETKHSEAKPLETKPLQTKVSGVKRKVDAIPATTRPGKLQKPAQDWSCALCQVSATSEGALNEHLEGKRHKAKLAHCGASNAIKDGKSSLKEKTANKDDAGPSDAPKKICIQVDGAMHEVVQKSNYLWCDRCKVRCDNNVTMADHLRGKKHSGLNKVWTSINAVRMNKKKEQSAATWEETVNENERTEIPVEAKDDSAGLSTEEDETCHYEIPVKNSKNEGTYLATEVDQSDSEIETPVEIMREGLNMATDATDENVRMEDPLEIKKENPDETNLAPKEEQH encoded by the exons ATGGAGTTCCGGTTCCGCGCCGGCGATCGCAGGCATCGACCTCCCTCCGCCGCGTCCGGGCCCTTCTCCGACACCCGCCGCGGCTACTTCGTCGGGGCGGCGCAAGCCATGCGAG GCGCAGTGGGGCACTTCCGCGGcgggctccggccgccgccgccgccgccgacgccgttcGGGTGGGAGGAGGCCGCGCGGCTGGAGCGGATCATCAGCGAGGAGGTGGGGCGGCGGCTCATCGAGAAggaggtggagcggcggctCATCGAGGAGGACGTGCGCCGCGAGGTCGCCTTCGCCCACGGCCTCCACGTGCTCCCGCACGATCCCTtcccgcgaccgccgccgccgccgccggagatgcCGGTGGGCATGCACCCGCACCCGCACGAGCCGCCGCCACGCTTCCAGGAGTTGGGGGCATGGGAGGGATTTCGACCTCGCCGGCAGCACGCCGGAGTCGCTGCTCCGCTTAGGTTCGGGCAGAGGATGCTCCTTGGTGGCGCGGAGAggaggtggtcgccgccgccgccgccgcggccgaagCCGAAGCACAAGCTCGTGCTGCGGGAGATCGAACCTGGGGAAAGCTCCGAG GTTCCTTCAGAAACAAAACATTCAGAAGCAAAACCTTTGGAAACAAAACCTTTACAAACAAAGGTTTCAGGAGTGAAGAGGAAAGTAGATGCAATTCCTGCAACCACTCGACCAGGGAAATTACAGAAACCAGCCCAGGACTGGAGCTGTGCACTATGTCAAGTGAGTGCAACTAGTGAGGGAGCTCTAAATGAACATCTTGAAGGGAAAAGGCATAAGGCAAAGCTGGCTCATTGTGGAGCCAGCAATGCGATTAAGGATGGCAAAAGCAGCCTGAAAGAAAAAACTGCAAATAAGGATGATGCAGGCCCTAGTGATGCACCTAAGAAAATATGCATCCAGGTAGATGGAGCAATGCATGAAGTTGTTCAAAAAAGCAATTACCTGTGGTGCGATCGCTGCAAAGTCAGGTGTGACAACAACGTGACCATGGCTGACCATCTGCGGGGCAAGAAGCACAGTGGTTTAAACAAGGTTTGGACATCAATAAATGCTGTCAGAATGAACAAGAAAAAGGAACAGTCGGCTGCTACATGGGAAGAAACGGTGAATGAAAATGAACGTACTGAAATACCAGTGGAAGCTAAGGATGACAGCGCAGGCTTGTCCACCGAAGAAGACGAAACATGCCATTATGAAATTCCAGTGAAAAATAGTAAGAATGAAGGCACATACTTGGCCACTGAAGTAGATCAAAGTGACTCTGAAATTGAAACTCCGGTAGAAATTATGAGAGAAGGCTTGAACATGGCCACCGATGCCACCGATGAAAATGTCCGTATGGAAGATCCACTGGAAATCAAGAAGGAAAACCCCGATGAGACAAATCTTGCGCCAAAGGAGGAGCAACACTAA